A window from Athalia rosae chromosome 5, iyAthRosa1.1, whole genome shotgun sequence encodes these proteins:
- the LOC105691211 gene encoding gamma-aminobutyric acid receptor alpha-like isoform X3, protein MTPLSLDKTYWEMKSNKNNVKSYNDSTETHRGKKSRRSGNDVVSKNITMVLENLLKNYENSQLPTHGKGAPTVVRTNILIRSMGPVSELDMDYSMDCYFRQYWRDSRLSFLGPIKSLSLSIKMLERIWRPDTYFYNGKHSYVHTITVPNKLLRISQDGDILYSMRLTIKAKCPMELRNFPMDRQSCPLILGSCNSKLLLKNFTETGFLQMKLFLDAYTSRQLVYEWQQGASVNFVPGMALSQFDLMGSPYRNLTFARREGEFSVLQVSFNLQRHTGYFLIQVYVPCVLIVVLSWVSFWIHREATSDRVGLGITTVLTLSTISLDSRTDLPKVKYATALDWFLLMSFGYCIATLLEFAGVHYFTKIGSGEISIDEDDWDDDMANILNTPITESCGLQAVHSASSRRRGSLICPIYNNPVGCTYGLGMNGSPRGTPKLTTMERQTQTELRLPKWRQFLYCLAGDDGFRRRRQREAAAEGHHRPGERAERHINSVSYIDRAARVCFPASFGVLNVCYWVVYVTYQEEFKWQDPPIAFFNH, encoded by the exons ATGACTCCGTTATCACTCGATAAAACTTATTGGGAGATGAAATCCAATAAGAATAACGTCAAGAGCTACAACGATTCCACGGAAACGCATCGTGGTAAAAAATCTAGAAGAAGTGGCAACGATGTGGTATCAAAAAACATTACGATGGTTCTGGAGAACTTGTTAAAAAACTACGAGAATAGCCAACTCCCAACTCATGGAAAAG GAGCACCCACAGTTGTACGAACGAACATACTGATCAGAAGTATGGGACCTGTATCGGAACTCGATATG gactATTCCATGGATTGTTATTTCCGACAGTATTGGCGAGATTCGCGGCTGAGTTTTTTGGGGCCGATAAAATCTCTGAGTCTTAGCATTAAAATGTTAGAGAGAATCTGGAGACCAGATACTTACTTTTACAACGGCAAACACAGCTACGTCCACACGATAACCGTGCCGAACAAACTATTGCGCATCTCTCAAGACGGTGACATCCTCTACTCCATGAGGCTAACGATAAAGGCGAAGTGCCCAATGGAATTGAGAAACTTCCCGATGGATCGTCAATCTTGTCCACTGATTTTAGGAAGCtgtaattcaaaattattattaaaaaattttaccgaaaCAGGATTTTTGcaaatgaaactttttctaGACGCTTACACCTCGAGGCAATTGGTGTACGAATGGCAACAGGGTGCTTCGGTCAACTTTGTTCCGGGTATGGCGCTCTCTCAATTTGACCTGATGGGCTCACCTTACCGAAACTTGACGTTCGCCAGACGAGAGGGGGAGTTTTCGGTATTGCAGGTGTCTTTCAACCTGCAACGTCATACGGGTTATTTCCTCATCCAA GTTTACGTACCATGTGTGCTAATCGTTGTGCTCAGCTGGGTATCGTTTTGGATTCATCGGGAAGCGACCAGCGACCGTGTGGGGCTGG GCATAACGACAGTACTAACACTGTCTACTATAAGTTTGGATTCACGCACCGACTTACCAAAAGTTAAATACGCCACTGCCCTAGATTGGTTTCTGCTCATGAGCTTCGGTTACTGTATCGCTACACTTCTGGAATTTGCCGGTGTCCATTATTTTACCAAG ATCGGCAGCGGAGAAATTTCAATCGACGAAGATGATTGGGATGATGATATGGCAAATATTCTCAACACGCCGATCACGGAATCCTGCGGTTTACAGGCCGTTCATTCAGCGTCCTCTAGACGTCGGGGTTCCCTCATTTGTCCTATTTACAAC AATCCTGTGGGCTGTACTTATGGATTAGGGATGAACGGATCTCCACGAGGAACTCCTAAACTTACGACGATGGAAAGGCAAACACAGACTGAACTGAGATTGCCGAAATGGCGACAGTTTCTCTATTGTTTGGCCGGTGACGATGGATTCAG ACGTCGCAGGCAACGAGAGGCTGCGGCAGAAGGTCATCACCGCCCTGGAGAACGCGCCGAAAGGCACATTAATAGTGTTTCCTACATCGACAGAGCAGCCAGGGTTTGCTTTCCCGCCTCATTTGGGGTACTCAACGTCTGTTACTGGGTCGTTTACGTGACATATCAGGAAGAATTCAAGTGGCAGGATCCGCCGAttgcatttttcaatcattga
- the LOC105691211 gene encoding gamma-aminobutyric acid receptor alpha-like isoform X2, whose protein sequence is MTTTGRGADILFTLLSFAGSLQSVHCRYHLTTIGEPLDPLNVTVLSSMTPLSLDKTYWEMKSNKNNVKSYNDSTETHRGKKSRRSGNDVVSKNITMVLENLLKNYENSQLPTHGKGAPTVVRTNILIRSMGPVSELDMDYSMDCYFRQYWRDSRLSFLGPIKSLSLSIKMLERIWRPDTYFYNGKHSYVHTITVPNKLLRISQDGDILYSMRLTIKAKCPMELRNFPMDRQSCPLILGSYAYTSRQLVYEWQQGASVNFVPGMALSQFDLMGSPYRNLTFARREGEFSVLQVSFNLQRHTGYFLIQVYVPCVLIVVLSWVSFWIHREATSDRVGLGITTVLTLSTISLDSRTDLPKVKYATALDWFLLMSFGYCIATLLEFAGVHYFTKIGSGEISIDEDDWDDDMANILNTPITESCGLQAVHSASSRRRGSLICPIYNNPVGCTYGLGMNGSPRGTPKLTTMERQTQTELRLPKWRQFLYCLAGDDGFRRRRQREAAAEGHHRPGERAERHINSVSYIDRAARVCFPASFGVLNVCYWVVYVTYQEEFKWQDPPIAFFNH, encoded by the exons ATGACGACTACGGGACGAGGTGCAGATATTTTGTTCACACTTTTATC GTTCGCAGGTTCTCTTCAATCGGTTCATTGTAGATACCATCTTACGACGATTGGCGAACCTCTGGACCCTCTCAACGTCACAGTACTGTCCTCGATGACTCCGTTATCACTCGATAAAACTTATTGGGAGATGAAATCCAATAAGAATAACGTCAAGAGCTACAACGATTCCACGGAAACGCATCGTGGTAAAAAATCTAGAAGAAGTGGCAACGATGTGGTATCAAAAAACATTACGATGGTTCTGGAGAACTTGTTAAAAAACTACGAGAATAGCCAACTCCCAACTCATGGAAAAG GAGCACCCACAGTTGTACGAACGAACATACTGATCAGAAGTATGGGACCTGTATCGGAACTCGATATG gactATTCCATGGATTGTTATTTCCGACAGTATTGGCGAGATTCGCGGCTGAGTTTTTTGGGGCCGATAAAATCTCTGAGTCTTAGCATTAAAATGTTAGAGAGAATCTGGAGACCAGATACTTACTTTTACAACGGCAAACACAGCTACGTCCACACGATAACCGTGCCGAACAAACTATTGCGCATCTCTCAAGACGGTGACATCCTCTACTCCATGAGGCTAACGATAAAGGCGAAGTGCCCAATGGAATTGAGAAACTTCCCGATGGATCGTCAATCTTGTCCACTGATTTTAGGAAGCt ACGCTTACACCTCGAGGCAATTGGTGTACGAATGGCAACAGGGTGCTTCGGTCAACTTTGTTCCGGGTATGGCGCTCTCTCAATTTGACCTGATGGGCTCACCTTACCGAAACTTGACGTTCGCCAGACGAGAGGGGGAGTTTTCGGTATTGCAGGTGTCTTTCAACCTGCAACGTCATACGGGTTATTTCCTCATCCAA GTTTACGTACCATGTGTGCTAATCGTTGTGCTCAGCTGGGTATCGTTTTGGATTCATCGGGAAGCGACCAGCGACCGTGTGGGGCTGG GCATAACGACAGTACTAACACTGTCTACTATAAGTTTGGATTCACGCACCGACTTACCAAAAGTTAAATACGCCACTGCCCTAGATTGGTTTCTGCTCATGAGCTTCGGTTACTGTATCGCTACACTTCTGGAATTTGCCGGTGTCCATTATTTTACCAAG ATCGGCAGCGGAGAAATTTCAATCGACGAAGATGATTGGGATGATGATATGGCAAATATTCTCAACACGCCGATCACGGAATCCTGCGGTTTACAGGCCGTTCATTCAGCGTCCTCTAGACGTCGGGGTTCCCTCATTTGTCCTATTTACAAC AATCCTGTGGGCTGTACTTATGGATTAGGGATGAACGGATCTCCACGAGGAACTCCTAAACTTACGACGATGGAAAGGCAAACACAGACTGAACTGAGATTGCCGAAATGGCGACAGTTTCTCTATTGTTTGGCCGGTGACGATGGATTCAG ACGTCGCAGGCAACGAGAGGCTGCGGCAGAAGGTCATCACCGCCCTGGAGAACGCGCCGAAAGGCACATTAATAGTGTTTCCTACATCGACAGAGCAGCCAGGGTTTGCTTTCCCGCCTCATTTGGGGTACTCAACGTCTGTTACTGGGTCGTTTACGTGACATATCAGGAAGAATTCAAGTGGCAGGATCCGCCGAttgcatttttcaatcattga
- the LOC105691211 gene encoding gamma-aminobutyric acid receptor alpha-like isoform X1: MTTTGRGADILFTLLSFAGSLQSVHCRYHLTTIGEPLDPLNVTVLSSMTPLSLDKTYWEMKSNKNNVKSYNDSTETHRGKKSRRSGNDVVSKNITMVLENLLKNYENSQLPTHGKGAPTVVRTNILIRSMGPVSELDMDYSMDCYFRQYWRDSRLSFLGPIKSLSLSIKMLERIWRPDTYFYNGKHSYVHTITVPNKLLRISQDGDILYSMRLTIKAKCPMELRNFPMDRQSCPLILGSCNSKLLLKNFTETGFLQMKLFLDAYTSRQLVYEWQQGASVNFVPGMALSQFDLMGSPYRNLTFARREGEFSVLQVSFNLQRHTGYFLIQVYVPCVLIVVLSWVSFWIHREATSDRVGLGITTVLTLSTISLDSRTDLPKVKYATALDWFLLMSFGYCIATLLEFAGVHYFTKIGSGEISIDEDDWDDDMANILNTPITESCGLQAVHSASSRRRGSLICPIYNNPVGCTYGLGMNGSPRGTPKLTTMERQTQTELRLPKWRQFLYCLAGDDGFRRRRQREAAAEGHHRPGERAERHINSVSYIDRAARVCFPASFGVLNVCYWVVYVTYQEEFKWQDPPIAFFNH; the protein is encoded by the exons ATGACGACTACGGGACGAGGTGCAGATATTTTGTTCACACTTTTATC GTTCGCAGGTTCTCTTCAATCGGTTCATTGTAGATACCATCTTACGACGATTGGCGAACCTCTGGACCCTCTCAACGTCACAGTACTGTCCTCGATGACTCCGTTATCACTCGATAAAACTTATTGGGAGATGAAATCCAATAAGAATAACGTCAAGAGCTACAACGATTCCACGGAAACGCATCGTGGTAAAAAATCTAGAAGAAGTGGCAACGATGTGGTATCAAAAAACATTACGATGGTTCTGGAGAACTTGTTAAAAAACTACGAGAATAGCCAACTCCCAACTCATGGAAAAG GAGCACCCACAGTTGTACGAACGAACATACTGATCAGAAGTATGGGACCTGTATCGGAACTCGATATG gactATTCCATGGATTGTTATTTCCGACAGTATTGGCGAGATTCGCGGCTGAGTTTTTTGGGGCCGATAAAATCTCTGAGTCTTAGCATTAAAATGTTAGAGAGAATCTGGAGACCAGATACTTACTTTTACAACGGCAAACACAGCTACGTCCACACGATAACCGTGCCGAACAAACTATTGCGCATCTCTCAAGACGGTGACATCCTCTACTCCATGAGGCTAACGATAAAGGCGAAGTGCCCAATGGAATTGAGAAACTTCCCGATGGATCGTCAATCTTGTCCACTGATTTTAGGAAGCtgtaattcaaaattattattaaaaaattttaccgaaaCAGGATTTTTGcaaatgaaactttttctaGACGCTTACACCTCGAGGCAATTGGTGTACGAATGGCAACAGGGTGCTTCGGTCAACTTTGTTCCGGGTATGGCGCTCTCTCAATTTGACCTGATGGGCTCACCTTACCGAAACTTGACGTTCGCCAGACGAGAGGGGGAGTTTTCGGTATTGCAGGTGTCTTTCAACCTGCAACGTCATACGGGTTATTTCCTCATCCAA GTTTACGTACCATGTGTGCTAATCGTTGTGCTCAGCTGGGTATCGTTTTGGATTCATCGGGAAGCGACCAGCGACCGTGTGGGGCTGG GCATAACGACAGTACTAACACTGTCTACTATAAGTTTGGATTCACGCACCGACTTACCAAAAGTTAAATACGCCACTGCCCTAGATTGGTTTCTGCTCATGAGCTTCGGTTACTGTATCGCTACACTTCTGGAATTTGCCGGTGTCCATTATTTTACCAAG ATCGGCAGCGGAGAAATTTCAATCGACGAAGATGATTGGGATGATGATATGGCAAATATTCTCAACACGCCGATCACGGAATCCTGCGGTTTACAGGCCGTTCATTCAGCGTCCTCTAGACGTCGGGGTTCCCTCATTTGTCCTATTTACAAC AATCCTGTGGGCTGTACTTATGGATTAGGGATGAACGGATCTCCACGAGGAACTCCTAAACTTACGACGATGGAAAGGCAAACACAGACTGAACTGAGATTGCCGAAATGGCGACAGTTTCTCTATTGTTTGGCCGGTGACGATGGATTCAG ACGTCGCAGGCAACGAGAGGCTGCGGCAGAAGGTCATCACCGCCCTGGAGAACGCGCCGAAAGGCACATTAATAGTGTTTCCTACATCGACAGAGCAGCCAGGGTTTGCTTTCCCGCCTCATTTGGGGTACTCAACGTCTGTTACTGGGTCGTTTACGTGACATATCAGGAAGAATTCAAGTGGCAGGATCCGCCGAttgcatttttcaatcattga